One window of the Salvelinus fontinalis isolate EN_2023a chromosome 2, ASM2944872v1, whole genome shotgun sequence genome contains the following:
- the LOC129823583 gene encoding ferritin, middle subunit-like — translation MESQIRQNYHHDCETAINRMINMEMFASYTYTSMAFYFSRDDVALSGFAHFFKENSDEEREHADKLLSFQNKRGGRILLQDIKKPERDEWGNGLEAMQCALQLEKNVNQALLDLHKIASGKVDPHLCDFLETHYLNEQVEAIKKLGDHITNLTKMDAVKNKMAEYLFDKHTLGGQS, via the exons ATGGAGTCTCAGATCCGTCAGAACTATCATCACGATTGCGAAACTGCCATCAACCGGATGATCAACATGGAGATGTTTGCCTCCTACACCTACACTTCAATG GCTTTCTATTTCTCCCGTGACGATGTAGCTCTGTCTGGCTTCGCGCATTTCTTCAAGGAGAACAGCGACGAGGAGCGCGAGCACGCCGACAAGCTACTCTCTTTCCAGAACAAAAGAGGTGGACGCATTTTACTCCAGGACATCAAG AAGCCAGAACGTGATGAGTGGGGCAATGGGCTGGAGGCCATGCAGTGTGCTCTGCAGCTGGAGAAGAATGTGAACCAGGCCCTGCTGGACCTGCACAAGATTGCCTCTGGCAAGGTTGACCCCCAT CTGTGTGACTTCCTGGAGACCCATTACCTGAACGAGCAGGTGGAGGCCATTAAGAAGCTGGGAGACCACATCACCAACCTCACCAAGATGGATGCTGTCAAAAACAAGATGGCAGAGTACCTGTTTGACAAGCACACCCTGGGAGGCCAGAGCTAA